The Bosea beijingensis genome contains the following window.
GCGGAAGCGAGAAGGATGAGTGGCAAGGCCAGTGTGATTGCGCGCATGGTCTCCACCGAATCGCAGAATTCCCGCAAAACTAGGGCGTTGCCGTTAACGGAAGTTAACCATGCCATCTGGCGAGGTGATCGCGAATCCGGCTATGGGACCGCGGTCACCTTGGATGCCGCCTGCCTCCCCTCCCTGCCGTCGCGAAGAAAGCCCTCGGCATGCCCTCGCTCTCCCTGGCCCATCTCCTGCCGATCGCAATGCTGTTCGGCTCGAACATCTTCATGACCTTCGCCTGGTACGGGCATCTCAGCTACAAGAGCACGGCGATCTGGCTCGCCATCCTCGCGAGCTGGATGATCGCCCTGCCCGAATACATGCTGGCCGTTCCGGCCAACCGCATCGGCTCCGCCGTCTATTCCGCCGCCGAACTCAAGACGATGCAGGAGGTCATCACCCTGACCGTCTTCGCCGGCTTCTCGGTGTTCTGGCTGAAGGAATCGCTGACCTGGAACCACGCGATCGGCTTCGCCCTGATCGCCGCCGGCGCCTTCTTCATCTTCCACGCCAAGGCCTGAGCGCCGCGCTTCACTTTCTCTTCGACAGGACCGACTGCCTTGCAAAAGACGGCACTGCTTCTCTGCGGCCTCGTGCTCGCTCCCACGGCCGCCCTCGCCGGCCCGACCTGCAGCCCGAGCAATGACACCGTTCGCATCCTCTCCGGCCCCTCGGCGAGCGCCGTTCATCGCAACTGGCAGAATGGCAAGCAGGTCGGCTACGGCTGGTCGCTCCAGGTCGAGCGCAGCGCGCATGACGCTGCCGGCACCGAATACTATGTCGGTGATCTCTACGACCCGAACGGCAGCCTCGCGACGCGCAAGGTCTTCGTCATCGAGCGCGAATGGGATTGCGGCCCCTGATCGGCAGCTCAAGCATTTTCGAGCGAAGTGGACACCGGTTCGCGTGAAAAAAATGCGTTAAAACAAAGGCCTAGAGCCATTCCGCGATTCGGAGAATTGCGGAATGGCTCTAGCGGGCCGGCCGAACCCGCAGCACTTTCCCGTCGGCATCGTCGCTGAGCAGGTAGAGGAAACCGTCCGGCCCCTGCACGACGTCGCGGATGCGCGCGCCGATATCGGTCAGCAGACGCTCCTCGCCCGTCACCTTCTCGCCTTCGGTCGAGAGTCTAACCAGTATCTGCCCGGCCAGCCCCCCGACGAAGAGCGAGTTCTTCCAGGCCGGCCAAGCTGGTCCGGTGTAGAACGCCGCGCCGGACGGCGCGATCGATGGGTCCCAGTAGAACAGGGGCTGCTCCATGCCGGGCTTCGACGTGCCCTCGCCGATCTTCGCGCCGGAATAGTCGACGCCATAGGTGATGACCGGCCAGCCATAGTTCAGCCCGGCCTTGGGCGTGTTGATCTCGTCGCCGCCGCGCGCCGCATGCTCCGCCGTCCAGAGCTGCCCCGTCTGCGGGTGGAGTACGGCCCCTTGGACATTCCGATGGCCGATCGACCAGATTTCCGGAGCCCAGCCCTCCTTCTTCGGATTGTCGGCCGGCGTCGCGCCGTCCGGCCGGATGCGGATGACCTTGCCGATATGATTGGCGGGATTCTGCGCCTCGTCGCGCTGGCTGTAACGATCACCAACAGTGACGAAGAGCGCGCCCGTCCGGTCGAAGACGAGTCGCGAGCCGAAATGCATGTTGGAATTGATCGCCGGCATCTGCCGGAAGATCACTTCGACGGCGGTCAGCGCCGTGCCCTGCTCGTTGAGGCGCCCGCGCGCGACGCTGGTGCCGTTGCCGCCGGAGCGCGGCTCGGAAAAGGAGAGATAGACGAGACGGTTCTGCGCGAAAGCGGGATCGAGCGCGATGCCGAGCAGGCCGCCCTGCCCGCGCGCCACGACGCTCGGCACGCCGTTGATCGGGCGCGAGAGCTTGCCGTCGGTCTCGACCAGCCGCAGCCGGCCCGGACGCTCGGTGACCAGCATGCGCCCGTCCGGCAGGAAGGCAAGTCCCCAGGGGTTCTCCAGCCCGCTCGCCACGGTCTCGACGGCGAGTTCACCCGCGCTCGACGGAAAACGCTTCTGCGCCTCGCAGGGAGCGGCTGCCATGAGAGCAATGGCGAAGGGGATTATCGCAGCAAGGCGTAACATGGCACATCCCGTC
Protein-coding sequences here:
- a CDS encoding DMT family protein, translating into MPSLSLAHLLPIAMLFGSNIFMTFAWYGHLSYKSTAIWLAILASWMIALPEYMLAVPANRIGSAVYSAAELKTMQEVITLTVFAGFSVFWLKESLTWNHAIGFALIAAGAFFIFHAKA
- a CDS encoding PQQ-dependent sugar dehydrogenase, which gives rise to MLRLAAIIPFAIALMAAAPCEAQKRFPSSAGELAVETVASGLENPWGLAFLPDGRMLVTERPGRLRLVETDGKLSRPINGVPSVVARGQGGLLGIALDPAFAQNRLVYLSFSEPRSGGNGTSVARGRLNEQGTALTAVEVIFRQMPAINSNMHFGSRLVFDRTGALFVTVGDRYSQRDEAQNPANHIGKVIRIRPDGATPADNPKKEGWAPEIWSIGHRNVQGAVLHPQTGQLWTAEHAARGGDEINTPKAGLNYGWPVITYGVDYSGAKIGEGTSKPGMEQPLFYWDPSIAPSGAAFYTGPAWPAWKNSLFVGGLAGQILVRLSTEGEKVTGEERLLTDIGARIRDVVQGPDGFLYLLSDDADGKVLRVRPAR